In Anticarsia gemmatalis isolate Benzon Research Colony breed Stoneville strain chromosome 4, ilAntGemm2 primary, whole genome shotgun sequence, the DNA window TACGTTTTGAAATGCCGGTCGAactataatagtaaaataatataaggcATGCTAATCTGATACTGCTATTTCGAGTCAAAATAGAAAAGAGAAAGGTTATAAGCGAACGccttaaatattttacgacaCTTTTCACGAACCATAGGACTCTGCttagattttattatgtttatttattcaaagaatTTCCACCTGGATTATGTAGGTCATAGTCTAGTAACGTGTTCGGTCTATTATGGCAATTGGCTCGCTCGCAATTGAAGCAAGTATATAAACTGCAAAGCAATTTTAGCAACTCTACCTACACATTTAAGAATTTCTATAAAAGCGGatcagattttattattttgtgtctgATGTTTTTTCCTTGCGATGCAAGAGTAATTCGGGAGGAAATTTAATCAGTTGAGTATCAGGTCCGATAAAGTGATGGTTTTCAATCTCATTTAGATTTTTTCCCAGAGTTTGGAAACGTACCCAGTAAATAGCACCAGGATTGCTCCCTATAACATAGACATAACATCGTTAATGGCCAAACgcaaatttatttactttacctTCTGCCAACATCATGCGGTATAACAGGCGGgatattatgtttgtacgtAAATTTTCCAGCATGTAGCAGCATTAGATGTTGATGCTACCAGCGGCAAAGCCTTAGAGAATGAGCTGAATGCTAAGTATGGGGAGAACAAAGTGAGGTTCCACAAATGTGACGTCACGACCAACGAGCTTGATGCAGTGTACGACAATGTTGTCAATGACTTCGGGTATATTGATGTGGTGGTGAACTGTGCTGGCATTATGAATGATCGACCCAATGTTTATTTGAAGGAAATTGAAGTTAATCTGGTGAGTGCTTGGGTAATTATTCTGCCCTGGTCGTgattacattattatgaaatgaatacttaacaaatattttatttttagacgatTTCAAAGACAAAGTTTACATTAGTAGATGGACGTGTTTTTAAACACAGACCTGTAGATTCGATACCGATCTTTGAAAAAATTCCATTTCTTATTTCATATGTATAATGATGTTTAAGAATACATTGATGAAAATCTTCTCCCATAACAAAAgtggttttataaatattcgaATGTAATTAAACGACCATTGTCATGATttcgtatttgttatttttgtcattcatttacattttttcttttgttttgtgtttcagTCGGCGTTGATTAAGAGTTCTTTCAAAGCGTTTGACTTGATGCGTAAAGATCATGGTGGGAAAGGTGGtaccattataaatatttcgtcCATCGTGGGATTGTTCCAAGCCAGTCTTCTACCAGTGTATACTGCTACTAAGAGCGCTGTATTGCAGTTTAGCAATTGTTTAGGGGTGAGGAAGAAATTACCTATTTTTAATTACGATTGGCGTCCTAGTCAAAAAATCAATCCAATTATAACTTGAGTACCTTATATAATTTATAGCACAGGTATTTTATgcataaacaatttatattgttCTATTCTTCTGTAAGTATTTTCATTGCTAAAGCTACAAAGGTTAATAAAGTGACTACTAGTcgcaattattaattacttgcCTATTACACTTGTCAATGAAAGCCATTAGGTAAAGTTAATTCACTACCAAAAACGAAGTGTTAAAGCCTTAAAATACATGCAGATCTAAAATTAAAACGAGTGGCAGtactcatacattttattttaattatttttcaggcaCCACCCCACTATTCTCGTTCTGAAGTTCGTGTCCTTACCTTATGCTTTGGATGTACCGACACCTCCTTGTTCAGCACGACAAAAATGGGCGCTTTTGACAAGGAAACAGACCAATTACTTTTAGACAGCATGGGGAAATTGCCGATGCAAAAGTTcgtatactttttttttacttttatcgtCTGATTAATTTAATATCGTTAGCGGCTTAAAAAATCTCTGATATGGCGTAAGAACTACAGTCTTAATGTCGAAAAAGCTAATGACAGCTCCTACGTTATGCATGCCTTTCAAAGTATGGTACGCGCAATTCGGATTCTCGTTTCCTTATGTCAGAAATCGCTTTTCTTTTTAGCTCgaactaaatttatttcttattactttTCAGACCTGAATCTGCAGTCAAAGGCTTAATGCACGCGTTCAAACATGGTGAAACAGCGACCACGTGGCTTGTGACGTCAGAGAGGCCGGCCGAAGACATCACAGACAATGTTACCAAAGCCTACCAAGTAATGAGTCAGGGAGTGTTTAGTTAAGTAATAGATATAAGAGGAAACATTATGTATAAGAACTAACCCTTACTTACGAATATTGATGTACtcgtaattgtaattttttgtaaagCATGTTTATTCTAAATcgattattgattatttattgacatttgaaagctaaatgtataaatgatttgattttgatattgattttaaaataatctagtAAATCCTAAGGAATTCTCAgggattatttttttgtaagggTACCTAACAGCGACGTTGTACCTATAATTTATTTGCGTTTTTTGTCTATGCATATGAATTATGCAAAATTGGGATTagagattataataaatttagttaattatgttgacatttatttctattacattgACACCGGAAAGCAATCTTGTATTGCGAAATTCCAACTTACGGCGTAAAAGTATTTCAAGAACTGTGAATTTAACTTCCACACTTTATATTTTAGTCTCAGATAACTTGtttgctaaataaagtgacaacaaatgtttaaaaaaccaCATTCACAATTTAATcgatagatatttaaaatgaactgttTGTGATGAAACAGTCTTCTCTtctatgcaaatattatttcctaTTTCTAGCTCCGGTATAAAGATGcaattttcgaaataatattAACCAACATTGTCTAGACCAGTGTCGACATGGTTgtttgaaacaattttaattaatattgatacaTACATTAATGCATTGCGATGACCTCTGAGTTAACcttcatttttattcaatgCTCGTTGACTGGGTTAATAagttaaatctaaatatttattatgcgTATTAATTCCgcatttttaaatactgttattatttattaagtttatttgttcTGATAATGACTATTTACTTGAACATAGTATAAATAGACGGAATAAATATTAGTAGTTGTAAACCTCGGTATGTTATGAATTCGTAAAAGAAGGATGTGTTGAATTAATACTTCAATTAAGTGGGGATGTTGAACCAATTATTATCAATACTCTTTGGTCGGTTTTTTAGGGATAAAGTTGCCAGTTGTAATAAAACACACAACTCATGcagtaaatacttttatttttaaaaacttcttattatcatcataacttttttatcattgttttgaacgtgaaattatgtatttgCTTATTACAGCTATTATCCATCATTATTGTCTTCCAGGATAACACCTGATTCTGTTAATATAGTATCCGTAATCTTCTTCAATTATCGTATTTGATATGGCGCAACGTATCGGAGGAAAAGAAAACCGGAGTTCTCGTACATTATGGAAGACGATACAAACGTTCTACTCCATTTTGACTAGTAATCCTTAATTTACaattatctaattaaaattaatttaacaaacaaattaaaaatgacaGCACAATTCACTAGTTTCCTCCAATTTGGCGCGCAACGCCGCCATCTTGGTCTAATGTCAAAAAATGGCGCGAGAATTTAcagataaaatatgaaaatgttgccatataacgtttaataaatacaaaacggTTTAACGAAATGGCAAATCAATTTGCTAGCAGCCCAATTCGCTTCCTATAAAATtcatctaattattattttgatcaaaATGTGATACAACCCACGCGTCGCCAACACAAAATACTTTAGAATATAATCAATATAGTTGCTCTCATTATGATCAAATTATTTACCTAGATTTCACTAATAGTTAACGcgatataataaactttaataatttcCTTGGGAAACAAACATATATCACTTTAATACATTTCTAAGATatgaatagtttttatttacatcgcATTTTATTCGATTAGGATATACCATAACTTTGATGTTCCTACAATATGAAAATTCATCTTCAAATGTTAATAggaatatttatagaatatctTTATTTGTTCATAAAGCTTGCGATacagatttgttttattgtaaggTAATGCCAACTGTCGGGCGGTAAAAGTAAATACAGTGCCAAAAGTggtccaaaataaataaaatcgaagaatctaaacaatacatacaatcatacatatttataacacttCGCTAATTTCGTTAATTGAACATgaatattcttacaaaaatgGCAGTTTCATATCACGTATACAAATTTAGAGTAACACTTAGAACACAGGTCAACTTTATTCGTTTccgtcaataaaaaataaaacgaaattattgCCGCGAATTCATTTACAATGTTTACTACGAAATCGTGAAAATTTTGTAATACCTAtatctaatttaattaatcCTCTTATTCTCCCTTGAACTTCAAATATCTTagagtataattatttatttcgttttcacGATTTCTTAGTAGACGTCCATATACCTATATAACGAATAACGAACCTTGATTAAGAAACGCTACTTATTTACAACATGCCAATCGTTAACTCAATTGTGCCTCGTCTGATCGGTCAATCATACATACAACTTGTGCGCTTATTCAGGCATATTCACCTCACTGGTAGTACATTGTTAGTAGAGAATAGTAAAAAGGTAAAAACCTTGTATTGCACACATCACGCGATAATAACGGAAAAGGAAATCATTACAAAACGAAGAACAAGGTGTACGAATGTTGAAATGAAATCTGAAATTGAAAAGGTCAAGATACGaaatttatagtaataaaatatacgtgTCCGACAGAACTATTCACATTATTTTAGACACTTTTTATTTGCTGTAATTACTAACAATTGTTGGTAAAATAATTTAGAGGACAGCAGAAAGATAACGACCGTTTTAGGATTGGTCGAACGAAATCctaaatcaaatatttcatacacatcGTAGCGACCACTCACGGGTCTTCAAAGCCAAGTCCGGCCACCGATCGACAGCACTTGGTCCAAAATTTAATCGCACTAACATATCTACTTCATTATaatcacatttatttacattattcttGCACACCTCGTGAGGTGCTAACAATTTCGCGTCGTCGCAAAACTtcaattcaaaatttatttctaaataccCTCAATCAACCAACAATTGACCCACTACTTAGAGGAATCGGTCAAACATTTTACTACTGCATACTTCGCTACCCTTGAAGGCTCGAGAACTGGAATGTCTCGACCACAGACTTGAATACAAAGGTGAATGTTTGTAAGGACTCTGTACGTGAAGTCGGTCACACAGTGGTGACACGATCTATTTCCACGTATCGTACAGAGTCCTCGCTTGGTCAGCAAATCACTTCTTTTTCGTCGAAAATTGCGGTGTCTGAGGACATGCTCTTGAGTCGTTGTTGCAGCGCCGAGCGGCGCCGGCGGCAGGAGCGCGCTGCTGCAATCTGGAATGAACAAAAAAGGTTTGTGAGGAATAAACTGCTATTTGCTTTTAACAGGTAAACAGTCAAAAGTGAGCGAAAAATATTTAGTTgcaaaaatactattttgacATCTAATGTTGATTAATCGGTTATAAGTTAAAATTAGGggacagtagctcaattctctattactatcgactaccgaaaaccgacctgtcatcgagaaattttgtatgaaaatctgatcagcgcctcagaTGCAGATGCAAGCAATGAGACAAAATTGAATGCAACGTATAAACGTAGAGATGAGGGAATTCTGGCAATGTTGCACAACTATACCCAACGTCGCTTGTCACAGGGAATTGACCCCCAAGGGTCAAATTAGTCGATGACTACAGTAGCAATGTTCCTGATAAAACTTACGACAGCAGCAGCCGCAAGGACAGTGAGAGCGAGTAACG includes these proteins:
- the LOC142972251 gene encoding 15-hydroxyprostaglandin dehydrogenase [NAD(+)]-like, with the protein product MYEARDKVAFVTGAAAGIGAGIVQAFLDEGAKHVAALDVDATSGKALENELNAKYGENKVRFHKCDVTTNELDAVYDNVVNDFGYIDVVVNCAGIMNDRPNVYLKEIEVNLSALIKSSFKAFDLMRKDHGGKGGTIINISSIVGLFQASLLPVYTATKSAVLQFSNCLGAPPHYSRSEVRVLTLCFGCTDTSLFSTTKMGAFDKETDQLLLDSMGKLPMQKPESAVKGLMHAFKHGETATTWLVTSERPAEDITDNVTKAYQVMSQGVFS